From one Triticum aestivum cultivar Chinese Spring chromosome 4B, IWGSC CS RefSeq v2.1, whole genome shotgun sequence genomic stretch:
- the LOC123093862 gene encoding BTB/POZ and MATH domain-containing protein 1-like → MSSRSTSAIVARVVSGHHLLKIDGYSQTKVVTNGRHIESCIFHVGGHAWRIKYYPNGRSSDNSNCISVFIQLASVSMDLPFKPDKGISAQCVLGLLDRAGKPVPSYTFTFDRIFTAPEGQWGLNIFLTRSELENSGCLKDDCFTLRCDITVTELHAEETEDSDFTDLLWKEGADVAFHVGGETIVAHQWVLAARSPILKAAAEAELLGMSEREKKKTPMATIRIDDMEAKVFKALLHYIYTNALPDEMDKGDDAATAMAHGLLEAADRYKMERLKMICEDMMCKYVSTSTVITTLVLAEQHHSQRLKAACIDFLISPNNMKVVLENGGFKHLQRSCPSVLMDLVERAKAA, encoded by the coding sequence ATGTCGTCCCGCTCTACCTCTGCCATTGTCGCCAGGGTGGTGAGCGGGCACCACCTGCTCAAGATCGACGGGTACTCGCAAACCAAGGTGGTCACCAATGGTAGGCACATCGAGTCTTGCATCTTCCATGTCGGAGGCCACGCCTGGCGCATCAAGTATTACCCCAACGGCCGAAGCTCAGATAATTCCAATTGCATATCTGTCTTCATTCAGCTTGCCAGTGTTAGCATGGACTTGCCCTTCAAGCCTGACAAGGGCATCTCAGCTCAATGTGTGCTCGGTTTACTGGACCGGGCTGGGAAGCCTGTGCCATCATATACCTTCACCTTCGACAGAATTTTCACGGCCCCTGAAGGGCAGTGGGGCTTGAACATATTCCTCACAAGGTCAGAATTGGAGAACTCAGGTTGCCTCAAGGACGACTGCTTCACTCTCAGGTGCGACATCACTGTCACAGAGTTGCACGCCGAGGAAACAGAGGATAGTGATTTCACCGATCTCCTGTGGAAGGAGGGGGCAGATGTGGCCTTCCATGTGGGCGGCGAGACAATCGTCGCCCATCAATGGGTGCTGGCTGCCCGGTCTCCAATCTTGAAGGCAGCAGCAGAAGCAGAGCTCCTTGGCATGTCGgaaagggagaagaagaagacgcccaTGGCCACCATAAGGATCGACGACATGGAGGCAAAAGTGTTCAAGGCTTTGCTCCACTACATATACACCAATGCATTGCCTGATGAGATGGACAAGGGTGATGATGCAGCGACAGCAATGGCGCATGGATTGCTTGAAGCAGCGGATAGGTACAAGATGGAGAGGCTGAAGATGATCTGCGAAGACATGATGTGCAAATATGTCTCCACGAGCACAGTGATAACCACGCTGGTGTTAGCGGAGCAGCACCACTCCCAGAGGCTCAAGGCGGCATGCATCGACTTCCTCATCTCCCCGAACAATATGAAAGTCGTCTTGGAAAATGGCGGTTTCAAACATTTACAGAGGAGCTGCCCCTCTGTTCTCATGGACCTCGTAGAAAGGGCAAAAGCGGCCTGA